GTTTCATCAAGTTTTAAAAACTCTGCAAATGTAACAATCCTCAAACTAGTTATGGTTCATAACTAGTGTATGTATGTGCAGTTTGGCATAAgtctttttaagcaaaattagCTACTGTTGTGGGGGAAAAGTCACCAATAGCTTCAGTCATCATGATTGCTACCTAGTAATGAATCAGtgacttttctgttatttctgtgtttcttcttgttttcgGTGAAAACTTATAACAGCTAAGGTTAAGCTGGAGCAGTTGGAAAAACTTTCACAAAGCAGTCCTGAAAGCTTGATTATTTATCTTTTCCCACCAAGTCAGTTTCACTGGCCAGTATCTTCTAACCCAAAGGCTGCCCTTGAAACTGGAGAGACTCCCACTGATAGCAGTCAGTCTGTCTTCAATACTTATGCAAAGTATCCAAAGTGCAAAAAAGGATTTAGTTAGTTCTGCTCTTTGTATCACCATAACTTTACTTGATGTCCCTCTGGCCTGCACAGTGGTGAAGGAGGTGTGAAAATAGTGTTTCCTTAAGTAGAGGAGGTTGCCTTGATGGTATTGTCTTCAATTTGTTCAGAATTGTTACCAAGTTTGTTTCAACTATTTAGATGGCAGAAATGTTCTTGAATGACCAGAGAATCTGAATATTTAGAGGCTGTAACTTACTGCTGACTGCACTATGAGCGAATCATTTAAAGGAAGTTAACGTACCTGCCCTGGggaagttagaaaaaaattgcaagacaACTGTAGAGGAATAAGCTTAGGTCTTTCCTCCAGAGATGCAGTGTTTAGCCCCTCTTTTTATATCTGTCTGCTGAAATTCTTAAAGGCATTAATActacttgctgcttttctgggaGTGCAACTAAAAATTGAGGAGAAGCACAGAATTTAATCTAGTGATTAAACTAGCAGCCATGCTCCCTGCgcctttgaaataaattgcaaaacTGAATTCAAGAATATGTGgctcaaaatacatttctgttttattgggAGACTACTGCTAACTCAGTCACATGAGATCAAAACCTTTAACCGCAAGTCAGTAGGTATACTCTTGTAATCTGCATCAGTCTTGGAATGTTACAGAAGTCACATTTTGTCCTATGTTGTTAATACTGAAACTTAAAGCAGGGTTGGTTGAATTTCAGGAGTCCTTTGCTCCACAAACAGTGTGGGTGTGTTCTTGGCTTTGAGAAGACTAGATAATTCTCCCTGATTTAACTTCtgatttggggtggggtgggagggaaccAACTTGGGCACAGACATCTAGCTTCAGGTTTCCATAGCTTAATATAGTCGATGGAGATCTAGTCACTGTGCACAGTGGAGTTTGGAGAATAATTCCTTGGTACTGAAGTAGTCACATCTGTGGTTGATTGACTTTAATGGATTCAGAGCTCTTAAACCCTTTACCTAGACACTCATCTTAAGTACAGACATAAAATTAGGTGAGCATAAGTCCACCCCTCAGATCCAGAATAGTTATTgttctgtatatatatatactcttGTGAAACACAATGAATCAAATACCCATTTTCCCCATTCCTCCTTAAGAAAAGGAgtaaaaacaagtaaataaagAATGTGTAAGCCAGTGTTTAGAGTTTGTTCAGTGTGAGCAATTAGTGATTCTCTTCTCCTggattggtttgttttttcttcataattttgcATTGGAAATGCTTTGCCCGTGTTATGTAGAAACACCCGTGTCAATCCTAAATCTTACTTAAGAACATTTATTCAGTGATATTGTAAAATCTTGGTGCAGGATTAATGCGAGATGATACATTGTATGAAGATGATGATGTAAAAGAAGCACTGAAGAGACTTCCAGAACATCTTTACAATGAAAGAATATTTCGCATAAAGCGAGCACTCGACTTGAGCCTGAAACATCAGATCCTTCCAAAAGACCAGTGGGTGAAGTATGAAGAGGTATGTGCACGGAGCATTTCCAAGGTGGAGGTCTTAAGTGGCACTGCTATGACTGCTCTTTGGGATTTTCAGTCTCTGAAGAGGTGCTTACATGCTCTTTATAATGAGTAAATGAGTGTGTAACTCGTAGGATACCTttggaaaacacagcttttggtcactgtttaaaaatctctatttttcagtggaaattatAACATTTTGCTCAAGATGACAAAGGCTTAAGCTACAGCTCGGAGCCGTAGCACATTGTTTGTATTcagccaaaatatttcttctaatCTCTCAGATACAGAAATATACTGTAACTAGCTTGGAAATTCTTATAAAAGgtctcttgcttttctgattaatttcttaattttatagAATAATCTCAAGCCAAAGCTTTTATTCATGAAGATGCCaaggaagaataatttaaagggaaatctcacattaaaaaaagtgtcatcttgtaatttgaaaaacaaactacaccttccttttcagatgtaactaattctttttttgtagTCGATTGATTCACAGACTTTGCATTACTGTTCATCTCAGCTTTCTCCAAATTACCAGGCGGAGGGGAGTCTTATCACTGAACTCTT
Above is a genomic segment from Ciconia boyciana chromosome 2, ASM3463844v1, whole genome shotgun sequence containing:
- the UQCRB gene encoding cytochrome b-c1 complex subunit 7 isoform X1, which codes for MAARASVAGGGRLLDRIRKWYYNAAGFNKLGLMRDDTLYEDDDVKEALKRLPEHLYNERIFRIKRALDLSLKHQILPKDQWVKYEEDKHYLEPYLKEVIRERLEREAWNKK
- the UQCRB gene encoding cytochrome b-c1 complex subunit 7 isoform X2, encoding MRDDTLYEDDDVKEALKRLPEHLYNERIFRIKRALDLSLKHQILPKDQWVKYEEDKHYLEPYLKEVIRERLEREAWNKK